The following coding sequences are from one Prochlorococcus sp. MIT 1314 window:
- a CDS encoding helix-turn-helix domain-containing protein, whose translation MKEIKSNPEDNTKKEQSSLKRIGNFIKEARLSRDQSVEELASDLKIGSHQLKAIEEGNEEELPEKVFIKAMVRRISQKLKLDTEFIMNELNTEKQEIKIEEIVEEVAKKTNKTRKAKDPSPLGFWIFILISGFLGLAASSLIFNLFSESFQNQTPKQELIKKTK comes from the coding sequence TTGAAAGAAATAAAATCTAATCCAGAAGACAATACCAAAAAAGAACAATCCTCTTTAAAAAGAATTGGAAATTTTATTAAAGAGGCAAGGTTAAGTAGAGATCAATCTGTTGAAGAATTGGCTTCTGATTTGAAAATTGGATCTCATCAACTTAAAGCCATTGAAGAAGGCAATGAAGAAGAGCTGCCTGAAAAAGTATTTATCAAAGCAATGGTTCGTAGAATTTCACAGAAGTTGAAACTTGATACAGAATTTATAATGAATGAATTGAATACAGAGAAGCAAGAGATAAAAATAGAAGAAATAGTTGAAGAAGTGGCTAAAAAAACTAATAAAACTAGAAAAGCTAAGGATCCAAGTCCATTAGGGTTCTGGATATTTATTTTAATTTCAGGCTTTTTAGGACTAGCAGCCTCATCCTTAATTTTTAATTTATTTTCAGAGTCTTTTCAGAATCAAACTCCAAAACAAGAACTTATTAAAAAAACTAAATAA
- the cobM gene encoding precorrin-4 C(11)-methyltransferase yields MNKKISFIGVGPGDPDLLTLKALKKIKSADVIIWTDSLIPEKILDFSKEGSENIKTSSLNLEQITSIMIKKLQEGKTVIRLHDGDPCLFGAIREQIEILKKEKIEIEVIPGVSAFQVAAAYHEAELTIPDVTQTIILTRAGGRTGMPEKESLKDLAKHNSSLCLYLSARHVKSSQETLLEFYPPETKVIVGFRVSWDDGWTSLIELKDMEKFSIEKKLIRTTIYIISPAINNSQNRSNLYNPSYRHLFRNK; encoded by the coding sequence ATGAATAAGAAAATATCATTTATTGGCGTTGGTCCCGGCGATCCAGATTTATTAACACTAAAAGCTTTAAAAAAAATAAAAAGTGCAGATGTCATTATTTGGACTGATTCTCTAATTCCTGAAAAGATTTTAGATTTTTCTAAAGAAGGTTCTGAAAATATAAAAACGAGTTCCCTCAACTTAGAGCAAATCACCTCAATCATGATAAAAAAACTTCAGGAAGGGAAAACTGTTATAAGGTTGCATGATGGAGACCCTTGTCTTTTTGGCGCAATTAGAGAACAAATAGAAATTTTAAAAAAAGAAAAAATTGAAATCGAAGTTATTCCAGGTGTAAGTGCTTTTCAAGTCGCAGCAGCATATCATGAAGCTGAGTTAACTATCCCAGACGTAACGCAAACAATTATTTTAACAAGAGCAGGAGGCAGAACTGGTATGCCCGAGAAAGAATCTCTAAAAGATCTTGCGAAACACAATTCCTCTTTATGCCTTTATCTAAGTGCTAGGCATGTAAAAAGTTCTCAAGAAACTTTACTAGAGTTTTATCCCCCAGAGACTAAAGTTATTGTTGGATTCAGAGTATCTTGGGATGATGGTTGGACATCATTAATAGAATTAAAAGATATGGAAAAATTTTCTATTGAAAAAAAATTAATTAGAACAACTATTTACATAATTAGCCCAGCAATTAATAATTCTCAAAACAGGTCTAATCTATACAATCCATCATATAGGCATCTCTTTAGAAATAAATAA
- the lgt gene encoding prolipoprotein diacylglyceryl transferase, with the protein MLTFQAFIQSPGETFLHLGFLTIRWYGLLISISVFIGLFISKKLAKARNINPEYISEILPSLIIFSIIGARTYYVIFEWRKYIGDNFFTSFELFNNTIQIPSFLAVWEGGIAIHGGLIGGLLSIIYFCKSKNIDLKTFIDILIPSIILGQSIGRWGNFFNNEAFGVPTNLPWKLFIPIQNRPLEFINYEFFHPTYLYESFWNFLIFILLILIFNKQSKTDFFRPGFISCLYLISYSFGRFWIEGLRTDPLCIGGLPPFCSGGIRMAQFISIFLFSSGLIGIFFLRLRTYSGKNRKNE; encoded by the coding sequence ATGCTTACATTTCAAGCTTTTATACAGTCTCCAGGAGAAACATTTTTACATTTAGGATTTCTAACGATTAGATGGTATGGTTTGCTTATTTCGATTTCAGTCTTCATAGGCCTATTTATTTCTAAAAAACTTGCAAAGGCAAGAAATATCAATCCAGAGTACATAAGCGAGATACTACCTTCATTAATAATTTTTTCAATAATTGGAGCAAGAACTTATTACGTAATTTTTGAGTGGAGGAAATATATTGGAGACAATTTTTTTACTTCTTTTGAGCTATTTAATAACACAATTCAAATTCCCTCTTTTCTAGCAGTTTGGGAAGGAGGCATAGCAATTCATGGAGGTCTAATTGGAGGATTATTATCTATTATCTATTTCTGTAAGTCGAAAAACATTGATTTAAAAACTTTTATAGATATATTAATACCCTCGATTATTCTTGGACAATCTATAGGAAGGTGGGGAAATTTTTTTAATAATGAAGCATTTGGGGTTCCTACAAATTTGCCTTGGAAATTATTTATACCTATCCAAAATAGGCCTTTAGAATTTATTAATTACGAATTCTTTCATCCTACTTATCTCTACGAATCATTTTGGAATTTTTTAATATTTATCCTCCTTATTTTGATATTTAATAAACAGAGTAAAACAGATTTTTTTAGGCCTGGCTTTATTAGTTGTCTTTATTTAATAAGTTATAGCTTTGGAAGATTCTGGATTGAGGGTTTAAGAACTGACCCCCTTTGCATTGGTGGGCTTCCGCCTTTCTGTAGTGGCGGTATAAGAATGGCCCAATTTATAAGTATTTTTCTATTTTCTTCTGGATTAATTGGAATATTTTTTTTAAGATTAAGAACATATAGTGGTAAAAATAGAAAGAATGAATAA
- the petA gene encoding cytochrome f encodes MNDLKKQIMKKTTLFICALLFTTSIILYPKISFAYPFWAQQNYESPREATGKIVCANCHLAQMPTIAEVPQSVGADSVFKAVVKIPYKNDLKEIGADGSEVPLQVGAVVMLPDGFKLAPQERWTEEIKEETEGVYFTNYSEEKDNIIIVGPLPGDTNKEIVFPVLSPDPSTNKEYHYGKYSLHIGGNRGRGQVYPTGDKSNNVIFTSSATGTINSIDTIEDGSYEIIIENENGEITTDSVPVGPQLIVKAQDKINAGDPLTNDPNVGGFGQLDAEVVLQSPYRVIGLIAFFIGVGLTQILLVLKKKQVEKVQAVEGI; translated from the coding sequence ATGAATGATCTTAAAAAGCAAATTATGAAAAAAACAACTTTATTTATCTGCGCTCTTCTCTTCACTACAAGCATTATCTTATATCCCAAGATCAGTTTTGCCTATCCATTTTGGGCTCAGCAAAACTACGAATCCCCAAGAGAAGCTACAGGAAAGATAGTATGTGCGAATTGTCATCTAGCTCAGATGCCTACTATTGCAGAGGTTCCACAATCCGTTGGTGCTGATAGTGTTTTCAAAGCTGTTGTCAAAATACCTTATAAAAATGACTTAAAAGAGATTGGAGCTGATGGTTCTGAAGTTCCATTACAAGTTGGTGCTGTTGTAATGCTGCCTGATGGCTTCAAACTTGCTCCTCAAGAAAGGTGGACTGAAGAAATCAAAGAAGAGACGGAAGGAGTATACTTCACTAATTACAGTGAAGAGAAAGATAACATAATAATTGTAGGTCCTTTACCTGGTGATACCAATAAAGAAATAGTTTTCCCTGTACTCTCTCCTGATCCATCCACAAATAAAGAATATCACTATGGTAAATACTCATTACACATAGGGGGCAATAGAGGTAGAGGTCAAGTTTACCCAACTGGAGATAAAAGTAATAATGTAATATTCACCTCTTCCGCCACAGGAACTATTAATTCAATAGACACAATTGAAGATGGTAGTTATGAAATTATTATAGAAAATGAGAATGGTGAAATAACTACTGATTCTGTACCAGTTGGACCTCAACTTATAGTAAAAGCACAGGACAAAATTAATGCAGGTGATCCACTTACTAATGATCCAAACGTTGGTGGTTTTGGGCAATTGGATGCTGAAGTGGTACTTCAGAGCCCTTACAGAGTTATTGGATTAATTGCATTCTTTATTGGTGTAGGTCTAACTCAAATACTTTTAGTCTTAAAGAAAAAACAAGTAGAAAAAGTACAGGCAGTAGAGGGTATTTAA
- the petC gene encoding cytochrome b6-f complex iron-sulfur subunit, giving the protein MTQLSSNDVPSMGRRQFMNLLTFGTATGVALGALYPVANYFMPLRAGSGGGGTSAKDELGNPITKTGWLATHQAGDRSLVQGLKGDPTYLIVNEGGEIGEFGLNAICTHLGCVVPWDSGANKFICPCHGSQYDTNGKVVRGPAPLSLALAHVDIDDDSVLVKQWSETDFRTNENPWWA; this is encoded by the coding sequence ATGACTCAATTAAGTTCCAATGATGTCCCTTCAATGGGTCGAAGGCAATTTATGAATCTTCTAACATTTGGTACTGCAACTGGTGTAGCTTTAGGAGCTCTTTATCCTGTGGCAAATTATTTCATGCCTTTAAGAGCCGGCAGTGGAGGTGGTGGAACTTCTGCTAAGGATGAATTAGGGAATCCAATAACTAAGACAGGTTGGTTGGCAACCCATCAAGCAGGAGACAGAAGCCTAGTACAAGGTCTCAAAGGAGATCCAACTTATTTAATAGTTAATGAGGGTGGCGAAATAGGCGAATTTGGTTTAAATGCAATTTGTACTCATTTAGGTTGCGTTGTCCCGTGGGATAGTGGTGCTAATAAATTTATATGCCCTTGTCATGGTAGTCAGTACGATACTAATGGGAAGGTAGTAAGAGGTCCTGCTCCTTTATCTTTAGCACTAGCTCATGTCGATATTGACGATGATTCTGTACTTGTCAAACAGTGGTCAGAAACTGACTTTAGAACTAATGAAAATCCTTGGTGGGCATAA
- a CDS encoding DUF3067 family protein, producing MKPLLVDEVIHYLIHRWGKKYDFRLFKRGRFVYLQMMWGFLGQESFPLSEVEYQKSIADKIEILNRCGYSEEVREWLTKVNARPRLGRAVSLQLNVNEKMKEFLI from the coding sequence ATGAAACCATTACTTGTAGATGAAGTTATTCATTATTTGATTCATCGTTGGGGTAAAAAATATGACTTTAGACTCTTTAAAAGAGGAAGGTTTGTATATTTACAAATGATGTGGGGATTCCTTGGACAGGAATCATTTCCTTTAAGTGAAGTTGAATATCAAAAATCGATAGCTGATAAAATCGAGATTTTAAATAGATGTGGATACTCAGAAGAAGTAAGGGAATGGTTAACAAAAGTAAATGCTAGGCCAAGGCTGGGTAGAGCAGTCAGCTTGCAATTAAATGTTAATGAGAAGATGAAAGAGTTTTTGATTTAA
- the tatC gene encoding twin-arginine translocase subunit TatC, protein MKVTGQSENKLSDLMTFSDHLEEFRQRILNSVYSILISIFLSFLVIKPLISFLEVPAGDIHLLQLAPGEFLFVAIKVAGYSGLIVSMPYIFYQIILFISPGLTKQEKSLILPAVFGSGLLFFLGLIFSWWILVPAAIKFFITFGADIVEPTWSIERYFDFVLLLMSSTALAFQLPVLQFILGSLGIITTEKMISNWKIVVISSAILSAVITPSTDPLTMSLLSISIVFLFFVGTGLTYLSENLKSKTLSSSH, encoded by the coding sequence ATGAAAGTTACAGGTCAGAGCGAAAATAAATTATCAGATTTGATGACTTTCAGTGATCACCTAGAGGAGTTTCGGCAAAGGATACTAAACTCAGTTTATTCAATACTTATCTCAATATTTTTAAGCTTTCTTGTTATAAAGCCGTTAATATCTTTTTTAGAAGTTCCAGCAGGTGATATACATTTACTACAACTTGCTCCAGGAGAGTTCTTATTTGTTGCTATTAAAGTTGCAGGTTATAGCGGATTAATAGTTTCTATGCCCTATATTTTTTATCAAATAATATTATTCATTTCCCCAGGATTAACAAAACAAGAAAAAAGCCTTATCTTGCCCGCAGTTTTTGGTTCAGGTCTTCTATTTTTCTTAGGATTAATTTTTTCATGGTGGATATTAGTTCCTGCAGCCATAAAATTCTTTATTACTTTCGGTGCTGACATTGTTGAACCAACTTGGTCAATAGAGAGATATTTTGATTTTGTTCTTTTATTAATGTCTAGTACTGCATTAGCTTTTCAGTTGCCAGTATTACAATTTATTCTTGGTTCTCTTGGAATAATTACTACAGAGAAAATGATTTCGAATTGGAAAATAGTTGTGATCTCCTCAGCGATCTTATCTGCAGTGATTACCCCTTCAACAGACCCATTGACAATGTCATTGCTATCTATTTCGATTGTGTTTTTATTTTTTGTTGGTACTGGATTAACTTACTTATCAGAAAATCTTAAATCAAAAACTCTTTCATCTTCTCATTAA
- a CDS encoding NFACT family protein, with the protein MDITSIRSILHYLSKQILPAKFETAQQPEPNTIQFCLRGVNYQTWLEVSWNGDSPRILKINKPEKVGRESTLSKQLRYGLKYMALISIDQNDYERVIKFGFAKKPRDEISKYLIFELMGKHSNIFYLDNKQKIIAVGKQLKSSESSFRKISTGSIYSNPPINLKKKPREDESFQSWKESISTVPNSLKHCLINTYQGVSPILTKQLEVFSNISDSEIMERNIDFISDANLKEIFKSWRIWINRFQNNSFSFAIFNQFFYCVWFSDKEIKSEKKIDLCVGLENYYDYHLKQKKLELLSNKTEGIIFKQKNTEKKNLNMQYDLLLKSENYEVYKEKADKIFTKNEIKKQDIIKGQKLYKKSKKLKRSRELIKERLNIYKTNLNRLDEFTTLLENLNSLKHEELFIKIKLVEEIMEEICNEFNINQKTRRENKKNISEIQSSPIQVKTPTGLKLQVGRNMRQNDLISFKFSKKGDLWFHAQESPGSHVVLKSSSQEASEQDLQIAADLAALFSKAKRNIKVPINLVKIKDLQKITKGGPGCVSFKNGEIIWGNPTRGEDYIKKNLKTVI; encoded by the coding sequence ATGGATATTACATCTATTAGATCTATCTTGCATTATTTATCAAAACAAATTTTACCTGCAAAGTTTGAAACTGCCCAACAACCTGAGCCTAATACCATTCAATTCTGTCTAAGAGGAGTTAATTATCAAACTTGGTTAGAAGTTTCATGGAATGGAGACTCTCCCAGAATACTAAAGATAAATAAACCAGAAAAGGTTGGAAGAGAAAGTACACTTTCTAAACAATTAAGATACGGATTAAAATATATGGCTTTAATTTCGATTGACCAAAATGATTACGAGAGAGTTATAAAATTTGGTTTTGCAAAAAAACCAAGAGATGAGATTAGCAAGTATTTGATTTTTGAGTTAATGGGAAAACATAGTAATATTTTCTATTTAGACAATAAACAAAAAATAATTGCTGTAGGGAAACAACTCAAATCAAGTGAATCTAGTTTTAGAAAAATTTCAACAGGATCAATTTATTCTAACCCCCCAATTAATCTTAAAAAAAAACCAAGAGAAGATGAATCTTTTCAATCGTGGAAAGAATCAATTTCTACAGTACCTAATTCATTGAAACATTGTTTAATCAATACTTACCAAGGTGTAAGTCCAATTTTAACGAAGCAATTAGAGGTCTTTAGTAATATTAGCGATTCGGAAATAATGGAGAGAAATATTGATTTCATTAGCGATGCCAATTTAAAGGAGATATTTAAAAGTTGGAGGATATGGATAAATAGATTTCAAAATAATAGCTTTTCCTTTGCCATATTTAATCAATTTTTTTATTGCGTTTGGTTTTCAGATAAAGAAATTAAATCTGAAAAAAAAATTGATTTATGCGTTGGTTTAGAGAATTATTATGATTATCATTTAAAACAAAAAAAACTTGAATTGTTATCAAATAAAACTGAAGGGATAATTTTCAAACAAAAAAATACTGAAAAAAAGAATTTAAACATGCAATATGATCTCCTTTTAAAGTCAGAAAATTACGAAGTATATAAAGAAAAAGCTGACAAAATATTCACTAAAAATGAGATCAAAAAACAAGACATCATAAAAGGACAGAAACTGTATAAAAAGTCAAAAAAACTAAAAAGATCTCGTGAATTGATAAAAGAAAGACTAAATATTTACAAAACTAATCTAAATAGATTAGATGAATTCACAACGCTTTTAGAAAATCTAAATTCTTTAAAACATGAAGAACTTTTTATAAAAATTAAACTAGTGGAAGAAATTATGGAAGAAATTTGTAACGAGTTTAATATTAATCAAAAGACGCGAAGAGAAAATAAGAAAAATATATCTGAGATACAATCTTCCCCAATTCAAGTCAAGACTCCCACAGGATTAAAGCTTCAGGTTGGGAGAAATATGAGGCAAAATGATTTAATCAGTTTTAAGTTTTCGAAGAAAGGCGATCTATGGTTTCATGCTCAGGAATCGCCAGGAAGTCACGTAGTATTAAAGTCTTCATCTCAAGAAGCATCTGAACAAGATCTGCAAATAGCTGCAGATTTAGCTGCTTTGTTTAGTAAGGCAAAAAGAAACATTAAAGTTCCAATTAACTTAGTAAAAATTAAAGATTTGCAAAAAATAACAAAAGGAGGGCCAGGATGTGTTTCCTTTAAAAATGGAGAGATTATTTGGGGAAATCCTACAAGAGGAGAAGATTACATTAAAAAAAATCTTAAAACAGTAATTTAG
- the gmk gene encoding guanylate kinase: MKNFKKLIILTGPSGVGKGTVIKEILSKDKNIWLSISATTREPREGEKEGENYYFLNKEKFKEMIKQNLFLEWAKFAGNYYGTPLSSVNEKIEKGLTVLLEIEVEGAKQIKEKFSESLSIFLLPPDIAELERRIRNRGTEKEEAIKKRLLRANYEISESNQFDFALTNHNVYETAKRIIKLIQT, translated from the coding sequence ATGAAAAATTTTAAAAAACTCATTATCCTTACCGGACCAAGCGGGGTTGGCAAAGGAACTGTCATCAAAGAAATATTAAGTAAGGATAAAAATATTTGGCTTTCAATATCTGCAACTACAAGAGAACCCAGAGAGGGAGAGAAAGAAGGTGAAAATTATTACTTTTTGAATAAAGAAAAGTTTAAAGAAATGATTAAACAAAACCTTTTTCTTGAATGGGCCAAATTTGCTGGTAATTATTATGGAACTCCTTTATCTTCTGTTAATGAGAAAATCGAAAAGGGATTAACCGTTTTACTTGAAATTGAGGTGGAGGGCGCAAAACAAATTAAAGAAAAGTTTTCTGAGTCCCTTTCAATATTTTTACTCCCTCCAGATATAGCAGAGTTAGAGAGAAGAATAAGAAATAGAGGAACAGAAAAAGAAGAGGCAATAAAAAAAAGACTCTTAAGAGCTAATTATGAGATTTCAGAATCAAATCAATTTGATTTTGCTTTGACAAATCACAATGTTTATGAAACAGCAAAAAGAATAATCAAGTTAATACAAACTTGA
- the psaJ gene encoding photosystem I reaction center subunit IX, translated as MFKLFSTKYMRSAPVVAAAWLTVTAGIIIEFNRFFPDLLFHPMS; from the coding sequence ATGTTCAAACTTTTTAGTACTAAATACATGAGATCAGCTCCTGTAGTAGCAGCGGCTTGGTTGACTGTTACAGCAGGAATAATTATTGAATTTAATAGGTTTTTCCCAGACTTATTATTTCATCCAATGAGCTGA
- a CDS encoding Photosystem I reaction center subunit III: MKFFFSIITSVFLFLGLTPIALAANGPALNADRASTEFTASALTKCSENPKFIERASSATTQKDIARFERYGKASCGDDGLPHLILGAPLEPWGALLNRGHEGDLLIPGTIFIYIAGIIGWSGREYLIESKKTKNPADMEIFIDFSLAQKCLIKGAQWPLLANKQGRSGELRESDKNITLNGPR; the protein is encoded by the coding sequence ATGAAATTCTTTTTTTCAATCATAACCTCAGTTTTTCTGTTTCTAGGACTTACTCCTATTGCTTTAGCTGCTAATGGTCCAGCATTAAACGCTGACAGAGCAAGTACAGAATTTACCGCATCAGCCCTCACAAAATGCTCTGAAAATCCTAAATTTATTGAGAGAGCGAGTTCTGCTACTACTCAGAAAGACATCGCAAGATTTGAAAGGTATGGCAAAGCATCTTGCGGAGATGATGGCTTACCTCATTTAATTTTAGGAGCTCCATTAGAACCATGGGGTGCACTTTTAAACAGAGGACATGAAGGAGACCTTCTTATACCAGGTACAATATTTATTTATATTGCTGGCATAATTGGTTGGTCTGGAAGGGAGTATCTAATTGAATCTAAAAAGACTAAGAATCCCGCTGACATGGAAATCTTTATAGACTTCTCTCTAGCACAGAAATGTCTTATAAAAGGAGCCCAATGGCCCTTACTTGCAAACAAGCAAGGAAGAAGTGGAGAACTTAGAGAATCAGATAAAAATATCACTCTAAATGGTCCACGCTAA
- the tsaD gene encoding tRNA (adenosine(37)-N6)-threonylcarbamoyltransferase complex transferase subunit TsaD has protein sequence MRKVLAIETSCDETSVSIVSNIGDSFKIHSNIIASQIEDHSKWGGVVPELAARKHLELLPFVLEKALIESKIKIEDIDYIASTVAPGLVGCLRVGSITARSLCIIHSKPFLGIHHLEGHLSSILFSEKYPKKSFLTLLVSGGHTELIKVNERRGMQRLGKSFDDAAGEAFDKVGRLLGLSYPGGPAIANIAKEGNPMKFNLPKCRISDKKGGFLKYDFSFSGLKTAVLRLVEKINLDGKPIPVPDIAASFERVVAEVLVERTIKCAKDHGLDNVVVVGGVAANNTLRKMMISEASKKSIKVHLAPLNLCTDNAAMIGAAALFRIKFKDHISSLKLGVSGRLSIEQANTLYEENPPF, from the coding sequence ATGCGTAAAGTTTTAGCTATTGAAACAAGTTGTGATGAGACATCTGTCTCAATAGTGTCTAATATTGGTGATTCTTTTAAAATTCATTCAAATATTATTGCATCTCAAATTGAAGATCATTCAAAATGGGGAGGAGTTGTTCCTGAACTTGCTGCCAGAAAACATTTAGAATTATTACCTTTTGTTTTAGAAAAAGCATTAATAGAATCAAAAATTAAAATTGAAGATATTGATTATATTGCATCAACTGTAGCTCCTGGATTGGTTGGGTGTTTACGGGTTGGCTCTATTACTGCAAGATCACTTTGCATTATACATTCAAAGCCATTTTTGGGGATTCATCATTTGGAGGGCCATTTGTCTTCAATTCTATTCTCAGAAAAATATCCAAAGAAATCTTTTCTTACATTACTTGTGAGTGGAGGACATACTGAATTAATTAAGGTTAATGAGAGAAGGGGAATGCAAAGACTTGGGAAGAGTTTTGATGATGCCGCTGGAGAAGCCTTTGATAAAGTCGGAAGATTATTAGGTCTTAGTTATCCAGGAGGACCGGCAATTGCAAATATTGCTAAAGAGGGCAATCCTATGAAATTCAATTTACCAAAATGTAGGATCTCTGATAAAAAGGGTGGATTTCTTAAATATGATTTCTCTTTTAGTGGTCTAAAAACTGCTGTATTAAGACTAGTTGAAAAAATAAATCTAGATGGTAAACCAATCCCAGTCCCTGATATAGCTGCAAGTTTTGAGAGAGTAGTGGCGGAGGTTTTGGTGGAGAGAACTATAAAATGTGCAAAAGATCATGGCTTGGATAATGTTGTTGTTGTAGGAGGTGTGGCTGCTAATAATACATTAAGAAAAATGATGATTAGTGAAGCAAGTAAAAAATCTATTAAAGTTCATTTAGCTCCCCTTAATCTTTGTACAGATAATGCGGCGATGATTGGAGCAGCTGCGTTGTTCAGAATCAAATTTAAGGATCATATAAGTTCCCTTAAATTAGGTGTCTCAGGAAGACTATCAATTGAACAAGCAAATACTCTTTATGAAGAAAATCCTCCTTTCTAA
- a CDS encoding high light inducible protein encodes MNKQPKIEMEETKNLVDKKELNLWKRGFTPQAEIWNGRMATIGIGIIFIIVALISQFS; translated from the coding sequence ATGAACAAACAACCTAAAATTGAGATGGAAGAAACAAAAAACCTCGTTGATAAAAAGGAACTCAATTTATGGAAAAGAGGCTTTACCCCACAAGCCGAAATATGGAACGGGAGGATGGCAACTATTGGTATAGGCATAATTTTTATTATTGTTGCTTTAATAAGCCAATTTTCCTAA
- a CDS encoding cation:proton antiporter → MTPERLGLLWGITLFAGACARLFSSVTGFPSVVILLLSGLFIGRSGLGLVEPLDLGQGLETIVGLLVSLVLFEGGLNLKLPEGNVRNTVLKISLIRLFISLSAGIFIAHWLAGLSWQVAGIYSAIVLATGPTVVSPLVEQIKLVSPLSEVLKAEGLLLEPIGAVLALLLLELTLGDLHGIKDVFVALMQRLGGGVLIGLGSGWLLSEILKKTKNEASFGLELQVTLGFIFLVYGICEYFLPESGLPASVAAGFIVGKREVIDKERLDNLIGELAQLAITVLFPLLAADVSWRELSPLGWGGVVCVFMLMVIVRPISIWIATIGKELNLKEKVFLAWLAPRGIVTAAVASLFSIRLEQAGILGAGRLQGLVFLTILMTVGIQGLTAKLLANRLELVQKEI, encoded by the coding sequence ATGACGCCCGAAAGGCTTGGATTACTTTGGGGAATAACTTTATTTGCAGGTGCTTGTGCTCGACTATTTTCTTCTGTTACGGGATTCCCAAGTGTTGTTATTTTATTACTCTCTGGATTATTCATCGGAAGATCAGGCTTAGGACTGGTTGAGCCTTTAGATCTTGGACAAGGGCTCGAAACTATTGTTGGACTTTTAGTCAGCTTAGTTCTTTTCGAAGGTGGACTAAATTTAAAACTGCCTGAAGGGAATGTAAGAAATACTGTTTTAAAAATTTCACTGATCAGACTATTTATTTCATTATCTGCTGGAATTTTTATTGCTCATTGGCTGGCTGGTCTTTCATGGCAGGTTGCAGGAATATATAGTGCTATAGTTCTAGCTACTGGACCAACAGTCGTTTCTCCATTAGTTGAACAAATAAAATTAGTTTCCCCTCTTTCGGAAGTTTTAAAGGCTGAGGGATTGTTACTTGAACCAATTGGAGCAGTATTAGCATTATTACTTTTAGAACTAACTCTAGGGGATTTGCATGGGATCAAGGATGTATTTGTTGCATTAATGCAAAGATTAGGGGGAGGCGTTCTAATAGGATTAGGTTCAGGATGGTTACTATCAGAAATTTTAAAAAAAACAAAAAATGAAGCCTCATTTGGTCTAGAGCTTCAAGTTACCCTTGGATTTATTTTTCTTGTATATGGAATATGTGAATATTTTTTACCAGAATCAGGCTTGCCTGCCTCTGTTGCGGCAGGCTTTATTGTGGGCAAAAGAGAAGTAATAGATAAGGAGAGATTGGATAATCTAATAGGTGAATTAGCTCAATTAGCGATAACAGTTCTTTTCCCCCTTTTGGCAGCTGATGTCTCTTGGCGTGAATTAAGTCCTCTAGGTTGGGGAGGGGTTGTTTGTGTTTTTATGTTGATGGTAATTGTTCGTCCTATCTCAATATGGATAGCAACAATAGGAAAAGAATTAAACTTAAAAGAAAAAGTATTTTTGGCCTGGTTAGCTCCAAGAGGTATTGTTACTGCAGCGGTTGCCTCTCTTTTTTCTATCAGATTAGAACAGGCTGGTATCCTTGGGGCTGGACGTCTTCAAGGTTTAGTTTTTCTTACAATATTAATGACAGTAGGAATTCAAGGCCTTACGGCTAAACTTTTGGCAAATCGGCTTGAATTAGTCCAAAAAGAAATTTAG